The following coding sequences are from one Candidatus Aminicenantes bacterium window:
- a CDS encoding adenylate/guanylate cyclase domain-containing protein, whose translation MSRKSLLPYALIALLVGFLAVLTDHRVIPGTGTRNQLELRSIDFRFLFKPKPKQDAAKDIIVIAIDEEDYKKINQPLILYHTYISEVIRYLVDAGVKTIGLDMELPSISLEDKIEGGYESVYMRSFLAARKKGVAVAIGFSLRDQAPLQGYLVAAGEANLATFFLTEDADDHIRRQQLSFEAGGKRYEAMSGLLARIYSDRPLSGPGQTILIDYSLAPSIPVYSFHDVYERSQKPGPPQGREFENKVVLLGSSLSFEDKHSTPLSFSSRKMTDGVVIQAAALATLLSGRSFREPGTLAGACLIYAITLLTIWLCYRRRPVPAAFICLAETGVLLGASVLAFNRLYLVRLMPLLAAIVFSFVATAVFHYYAEERKRIRIRKRFACYVPDGVIDQIIDADIDKLTEGEQRRLALLFIDIRGFTSYAESNKDDPQKVVRFLNRYHTEMTDIIVGGQGTVSQLTGDGIFAFFGAPQRNDDPVFAAVSAALRMKEAISGLRPEWRRYGLEDLRVGMGIHFGDAIVGNMGSTKKMDYTAIGDNTNIASRIEGLTKEYRETILISEAAYERVRERVIARSLGSAAIKGHSGVKIFAVDGLREVSSREQGTTAGLGGVQ comes from the coding sequence TTGTCTCGAAAGTCCCTTCTCCCTTATGCCCTCATCGCCTTGCTCGTCGGCTTTCTCGCCGTCCTGACGGACCATCGCGTCATTCCCGGGACGGGAACCCGGAATCAGCTGGAGCTGCGGTCCATCGATTTCCGATTTTTATTCAAGCCGAAGCCCAAACAAGATGCGGCCAAGGACATCATCGTCATCGCCATCGATGAGGAAGACTATAAGAAGATCAATCAGCCGTTGATTCTCTACCATACCTATATATCCGAGGTCATCCGCTATCTGGTTGACGCAGGGGTCAAGACCATCGGCCTGGATATGGAGCTCCCTTCCATCTCCCTGGAAGATAAGATCGAGGGAGGGTATGAGAGCGTCTACATGCGGTCTTTCCTGGCAGCCAGGAAAAAGGGGGTCGCCGTCGCCATCGGCTTTTCGCTGCGGGACCAGGCGCCCCTGCAAGGCTACTTGGTGGCGGCCGGAGAAGCCAATCTGGCGACGTTTTTTTTGACCGAAGATGCGGACGATCACATCAGGAGGCAACAGCTCTCCTTCGAGGCGGGAGGGAAAAGATACGAGGCCATGTCCGGCTTGCTGGCCAGGATATATTCCGACCGGCCGTTATCCGGGCCCGGCCAAACGATCCTCATCGATTACTCGCTGGCCCCAAGCATCCCCGTCTATTCCTTTCATGACGTCTATGAGCGGAGCCAAAAGCCGGGCCCTCCTCAAGGGCGTGAATTTGAGAACAAGGTGGTCCTGCTCGGATCCTCCCTGTCCTTCGAGGACAAGCATTCGACGCCTTTGTCTTTTTCAAGCCGGAAAATGACGGACGGCGTCGTCATTCAGGCCGCGGCCTTGGCGACTTTGCTGTCGGGACGCTCTTTTCGTGAACCGGGGACTCTCGCGGGAGCATGCCTCATTTATGCCATAACCCTTTTGACCATCTGGCTGTGTTACCGACGGCGGCCCGTTCCGGCCGCTTTTATCTGCCTGGCCGAAACCGGGGTCCTTCTGGGAGCCTCCGTTTTGGCCTTTAACCGTCTTTACCTGGTTCGTCTGATGCCGCTGCTGGCGGCCATCGTCTTCTCGTTCGTGGCCACGGCGGTTTTCCATTACTATGCGGAAGAGCGCAAGAGGATCAGAATCAGAAAGCGCTTCGCCTGCTATGTGCCCGACGGCGTCATCGATCAGATCATAGATGCCGATATCGACAAGCTGACGGAAGGCGAGCAAAGACGATTGGCGCTCTTGTTCATCGACATCAGGGGCTTCACCTCCTATGCCGAAAGCAACAAAGACGACCCCCAAAAGGTCGTCCGCTTCCTCAATCGGTACCACACGGAGATGACGGACATCATCGTCGGCGGCCAAGGGACCGTCTCGCAATTGACGGGAGACGGCATCTTCGCGTTCTTCGGCGCCCCCCAGCGGAACGACGATCCCGTCTTCGCCGCCGTCAGCGCCGCTTTGCGGATGAAAGAAGCGATCTCCGGATTAAGGCCGGAGTGGCGGCGCTATGGGCTGGAGGATCTCCGCGTCGGGATGGGGATTCACTTCGGCGACGCCATTGTCGGGAACATGGGATCGACAAAAAAGATGGACTACACGGCGATCGGCGACAATACCAATATCGCTTCCCGTATCGAGGGCCTGACCAAGGAATACCGGGAGACCATCCTGATCAGCGAGGCCGCCTATGAGCGCGTGAGGGAGAGGGTGATCGCCCGATCTTTGGGATCGGCTGCGATCAAAGGACACAGCGGGGTGAAGATTTTCGCCGTCGACGGCCTCAGGGAGGTCTCGAGTCGGGAGCAGGGGACAACCGCCGGTCTCGGCGGCGTTCAGTAG
- a CDS encoding cyclic nucleotide-binding domain-containing protein: MKISLPGEIQLLKTVSLFHALKEEDLRIIALTTENIIYEAGEAIVNEGEEGGEAYMIYTGAVEVSRITDAGQSMLLNRMGPGGLFGELALFGNGLRTASVKAVEETLVSVISKERLYAIIRAFPDIGIEMLKAVTERFARVENRMMRSLAHEK, translated from the coding sequence ATGAAGATTTCTCTGCCCGGGGAAATTCAATTACTGAAAACCGTATCCCTGTTTCATGCCTTGAAAGAGGAAGACCTCAGAATCATCGCCCTGACGACGGAAAACATCATTTACGAGGCCGGAGAAGCCATCGTCAATGAAGGGGAGGAAGGCGGCGAAGCCTACATGATTTATACCGGGGCCGTCGAAGTCTCCCGAATAACCGACGCGGGCCAATCGATGCTCCTGAATCGAATGGGGCCCGGGGGCCTGTTCGGCGAACTGGCGCTCTTTGGGAACGGCTTGCGCACAGCCTCGGTCAAAGCCGTCGAAGAGACTCTCGTCTCCGTCATCTCGAAGGAAAGGCTCTACGCGATCATTCGGGCCTTTCCCGACATCGGCATCGAAATGCTCAAAGCCGTCACCGAACGATTCGCCCGGGTGGAAAATCGAATGATGAGGAGCCTGGCCCATGAAAAGTAA